The Oscillatoria sp. FACHB-1407 genome window below encodes:
- the hypA gene encoding hydrogenase maturation nickel metallochaperone HypA, protein MHELGITQNIVAIAAEYANGVPVKRVTLEVGKLTAILPDAIRFCFDVCCQGTILEGAELEILEKPGLARCRQCGSEVALELPFGVCHCGCQDLQIIQGEELSIKELETEDVCV, encoded by the coding sequence ATGCACGAACTGGGAATTACACAAAATATTGTGGCGATCGCGGCGGAATACGCTAATGGTGTTCCTGTGAAGCGAGTCACCTTAGAAGTGGGTAAACTTACCGCCATTCTGCCGGATGCCATTCGATTTTGTTTTGATGTCTGCTGTCAGGGAACGATCTTAGAGGGTGCAGAGTTAGAGATCCTCGAAAAACCAGGTCTAGCGCGTTGCCGTCAATGTGGCTCAGAAGTCGCGTTAGAGTTGCCCTTTGGGGTGTGTCATTGTGGCTGTCAAGATCTGCAAATTATTCAAGGGGAAGAACTCTCCATTAAAGAATTAGAAACGGAGGATGTATGTGTGTAA
- the hypB gene encoding hydrogenase nickel incorporation protein HypB — MTNLQTGVVDILTSSQTHPNEHSHVLEDGTVVTHTHAHTDSKSDHLSSDHKHSDRSHFYHHYHTDDHHSDHHHSSSSTVAQLHATMHGNTIALEHKILAKNDLIAAQNRSWLKERNILALNLVSSPGSGKTTLLTRTITDLQHQLPISVIEGDQETANDAQRIQATGCPVIQVNTGTGCHLEATMIERGLQALNPPMNSLLMIENVGNLVCPALFDLGEYAKVAILSVTEGEDKPLKYPHMFKASQVMILTKIDLLPYVSFDVDRCLAYARQVNPAIAIFQVSSTTGDGLEDWYSWLRNFSMAKC, encoded by the coding sequence ATGACCAATCTTCAAACAGGTGTGGTAGACATCCTGACTTCTTCTCAAACTCACCCGAATGAACATTCACATGTGCTTGAAGATGGCACTGTTGTGACTCATACTCATGCTCATACCGATTCTAAATCTGATCACTTAAGTAGCGATCATAAACATAGCGATCGCTCTCATTTCTATCATCACTACCACACTGATGATCATCATTCTGATCATCATCATTCCTCATCCAGCACGGTTGCTCAACTTCATGCCACCATGCATGGAAATACGATCGCTCTTGAACATAAGATCCTAGCCAAGAATGATTTGATTGCGGCTCAAAATCGCAGTTGGCTTAAGGAACGCAACATTCTTGCACTCAACTTAGTCAGTTCTCCTGGCTCAGGGAAAACAACATTACTGACCCGCACAATCACAGATTTACAACATCAACTACCGATTTCTGTCATTGAAGGCGATCAGGAAACAGCAAACGATGCCCAACGGATTCAGGCAACGGGATGCCCGGTGATTCAAGTGAATACTGGGACGGGATGCCACTTAGAAGCCACCATGATTGAGCGAGGCTTGCAAGCCCTCAACCCCCCGATGAACTCCCTGCTAATGATTGAAAATGTGGGGAATTTAGTGTGTCCAGCGTTGTTTGATTTGGGGGAATACGCGAAAGTTGCAATTCTTTCTGTCACTGAAGGCGAGGATAAACCGCTCAAGTATCCTCATATGTTCAAAGCCAGTCAGGTGATGATTCTCACCAAAATCGACCTGTTACCCTACGTCAGCTTTGATGTCGATCGCTGCCTTGCCTATGCCCGTCAGGTCAATCCGGCGATCGCGATTTTTCAAGTCTCTTCCACCACTGGAGATGGTCTAGAAGACTGGTATTCCTGGCTGCGAAACTTTAGCATGGCAAAGTGCTGA
- a CDS encoding ABC transporter ATP-binding protein translates to MIVLEAHNLKKSYIEKGRTIAAVRQVSLSISAGEVLAFLGPNGAGKTTSIKMIAGLIRPDEGWVRIVGRDPHHNPQALRSLGAVLEGNRNVYWRLTAEENLEYFGVLRGLDQRTARRRGRELLERFSLLDKRQTVVQSLSRGMQQKLAISVALMHQPQLLLLDEPTLGLDVEATEDVKRLVREIAAEGCAILLTTHQLAIAEELSDRVAIINRGEIVAEEATADLIQQFSGSAYLIETEGAIDADRVHKLQTIGVTLTEDRVIHVAEPTQLYAVLEILNPLPLLHVQKDQANLTDVFLKLVRETRDV, encoded by the coding sequence ATGATTGTTCTTGAAGCCCACAACCTGAAGAAGTCTTACATCGAGAAAGGACGGACGATCGCTGCTGTCCGTCAGGTGTCTTTGAGTATCTCAGCAGGAGAAGTGCTGGCATTTCTGGGTCCCAATGGAGCAGGCAAGACCACGAGCATCAAAATGATTGCTGGGCTGATCCGACCGGATGAGGGTTGGGTGAGAATCGTCGGTCGCGATCCACATCACAATCCGCAGGCGTTGCGATCGCTAGGTGCGGTTCTGGAAGGAAATCGTAACGTGTATTGGCGGCTGACAGCAGAGGAGAATCTGGAATACTTTGGGGTGCTGCGTGGGCTTGACCAGCGAACTGCCCGTCGGCGGGGACGAGAACTGTTGGAGCGGTTTAGCCTCCTGGATAAGCGACAAACCGTTGTGCAATCGCTCTCGCGAGGAATGCAACAAAAGCTTGCCATTTCGGTTGCCCTCATGCATCAACCCCAACTGTTGCTGTTAGATGAACCGACATTGGGACTGGACGTTGAGGCAACTGAGGATGTTAAACGCTTAGTGCGGGAAATTGCGGCTGAAGGGTGTGCTATTCTGCTGACGACGCATCAACTGGCGATCGCCGAGGAGCTTTCCGATCGGGTCGCCATTATCAATCGCGGAGAAATTGTCGCGGAAGAGGCAACGGCAGATCTGATCCAACAGTTTTCGGGCAGTGCGTATTTGATTGAAACAGAGGGGGCGATCGACGCAGACCGCGTTCATAAATTACAAACCATCGGTGTGACATTAACTGAGGATAGGGTGATTCACGTCGCAGAACCTACGCAACTCTACGCTGTACTGGAGATCTTGAACCCTCTGCCACTGCTCCATGTGCAGAAAGATCAGGCAAATTTGACGGACGTGTTTTTGAAACTGGTGCGAGAAACCCGCGATGTTTAA
- a CDS encoding ABC transporter permease, whose translation MFKLFLAELKRNWITLKRYSAEAISGVIGITIVFYGLFLSFQYVGGPSAQFGDRLDSVIVGYVLWSLTLFIISDIAQGLQREAQTGTLEQIFLSPFGATRVFLIRALASLMTQLTLNVSILLLIMLLTGSRLSFPPVLLLPLASLLLGAYGLALGMGSLALLLKQVQQLLGIFQFMLFFLLLVPIESWAGGYRLLGLLLPMAPGAGLLRELMARGQALDVAQFLVALLNGVVYFGLGLVAFRWAEREAKRRGKLAGY comes from the coding sequence ATGTTTAAACTCTTTCTAGCCGAACTGAAGCGCAATTGGATCACGCTCAAACGCTATTCAGCAGAGGCGATCAGTGGCGTGATTGGAATTACGATTGTTTTTTACGGGCTGTTTCTCAGCTTTCAGTATGTGGGAGGTCCCAGTGCTCAATTTGGCGATCGCTTAGATTCTGTGATTGTTGGCTATGTTCTGTGGTCACTCACGCTGTTCATCATCAGTGATATCGCTCAAGGCTTGCAGCGAGAGGCACAGACGGGCACTTTAGAGCAAATTTTTCTCTCTCCTTTTGGTGCGACACGGGTATTTCTGATCCGTGCCCTTGCCAGTCTGATGACTCAACTCACCCTTAACGTCAGCATTCTCTTGTTGATCATGCTGCTGACAGGTAGCCGTCTGTCGTTCCCTCCAGTGTTGTTACTGCCGCTTGCGAGCCTGCTTCTGGGTGCATATGGTCTGGCTCTGGGGATGGGATCGCTGGCACTACTGCTGAAGCAAGTCCAACAATTGCTGGGCATTTTTCAATTCATGCTGTTTTTCTTGCTGTTGGTGCCGATCGAAAGTTGGGCTGGTGGATACAGACTGTTAGGATTGCTTTTACCAATGGCACCGGGAGCCGGATTACTCCGCGAATTGATGGCGCGTGGGCAAGCCCTGGACGTTGCCCAGTTTTTAGTGGCACTCCTCAATGGAGTAGTCTACTTTGGGCTGGGGTTGGTTGCTTTTCGCTGGGCAGAACGCGAAGCGAAACGCCGAGGTAAATTGGCTGGATATTAA
- a CDS encoding PAS domain S-box protein encodes MLELSSEDDALMQLNAAIAELQQQITYLQQENMLLTSKLETQESQLKESQNHVIELQEALERLAASEEQFRTLFEISGEGLFYTEVDPPCPIDLPIDEQCEWLYQNIRVAKANPAFAAMYGVENPDELIGLKNSDVHVEGSEKNTAFIRTQIENGYRIRNYETEEIDRQGRRRYFLNNGVGIIKEGYAIGAWASQIDITELRETQHALLETEQKRTTELEQINLELRQTLEQLAESEERFRMLFELSGEGFYYIEIDPPCPIDLPIEEQCKRLYRDIRVTKANAAFAAMYGVDDPEEMVGTRNGDVHVPDSDKNAAFIRETIKDGYSAKNLETEEIDRQGRLHYFLNNGAYTIKDGYLVGGWGTQVDITELKETQQALLATEQKRVAELAKINAEILEREREKAVLLSISQTIATVRDRYDLLQLIIKQIKPLFNFYDCAIPLIKDGKYFCRLSDLTLNMSNPTARNYLYEVGFNSEAGTSLRSSGLQRLINETEATGRPLIVEYEQDWTGYSDAHLLEAYQHLGYKEGLFAVLKASGEVLGCFVINSLEKSFFPPEQFTLFQAVADQVAVAIANMQANEAVLAHEKALQRIEQERADELEQRVQERTAELEQLSAELEERVQERTLQLAQTVARLNEEITTRQQIAGEIHDTLAQTFTGISVQLELAQFLMHQNLAEVETILGRISELTQIGLTEARRSVWALHSTSDDYADLEQNLSRSVERMTQGTSIDAEITISGTPYLLPSFIGKNLLRIGQEAITNVLKHAQATRLWVDVTYLDNDVVLCIRDNGYGFLPQGTTNGFGLIGMSERADRINGQLTITSQPGNGTEILVRASARGNQS; translated from the coding sequence ATGTTGGAGCTATCTTCTGAAGACGATGCATTAATGCAGCTAAATGCAGCGATCGCTGAGCTTCAGCAGCAAATCACCTATTTACAGCAAGAAAATATGTTGCTGACATCAAAGTTAGAGACTCAAGAGAGCCAACTAAAAGAATCTCAAAATCACGTTATAGAACTACAAGAAGCATTGGAACGGCTAGCAGCGTCAGAAGAACAGTTCCGAACGCTATTTGAAATCAGTGGCGAAGGGCTTTTCTACACAGAGGTTGATCCCCCCTGCCCAATTGATTTGCCTATCGATGAGCAATGTGAATGGCTTTATCAAAATATTCGAGTTGCAAAGGCAAATCCAGCATTTGCCGCAATGTATGGCGTTGAGAATCCAGATGAGTTGATTGGCTTAAAGAATTCGGATGTTCATGTCGAGGGTTCAGAGAAAAATACAGCCTTTATTCGCACTCAGATCGAGAACGGCTATCGCATTCGCAATTACGAAACTGAAGAAATCGATCGTCAGGGTCGCCGCCGATACTTCCTTAACAACGGGGTTGGTATTATCAAAGAGGGTTATGCGATTGGTGCTTGGGCGAGTCAGATTGACATCACCGAGCTACGAGAAACTCAGCATGCTCTCCTTGAGACTGAACAAAAACGTACTACAGAACTAGAGCAAATTAACCTGGAACTCCGGCAAACCCTCGAACAATTAGCTGAATCAGAAGAACGGTTTCGGATGTTATTTGAGTTGAGTGGAGAAGGATTCTATTACATAGAAATCGACCCTCCCTGCCCAATTGATCTTCCGATCGAAGAACAATGTAAACGGTTATATCGTGATATTCGGGTGACGAAGGCAAATGCTGCATTTGCTGCAATGTATGGTGTGGATGACCCAGAAGAAATGGTTGGTACCAGAAATGGTGACGTTCATGTTCCTGACTCAGACAAGAATGCTGCTTTCATTCGGGAAACTATCAAAGATGGGTATAGTGCTAAAAATTTAGAAACTGAGGAGATAGATAGACAGGGACGATTACATTACTTCCTCAACAATGGTGCTTACACGATTAAAGATGGTTACTTAGTAGGTGGTTGGGGAACGCAAGTTGATATTACAGAGTTAAAAGAAACGCAACAAGCTCTCCTGGCAACTGAACAAAAGCGAGTTGCAGAATTAGCCAAAATCAATGCAGAAATTCTAGAACGAGAACGTGAAAAGGCAGTTCTATTGTCCATTAGTCAAACCATTGCCACGGTTCGTGATAGGTATGACTTACTTCAGTTAATCATTAAACAAATCAAGCCCCTATTTAACTTCTACGACTGTGCTATTCCCTTAATTAAAGATGGGAAATACTTCTGTCGCTTATCTGATTTGACCCTCAACATGAGCAATCCGACTGCAAGGAATTATTTGTATGAAGTGGGATTCAATTCAGAAGCTGGAACTTCACTTCGTAGCTCAGGCCTTCAACGGTTGATCAATGAAACTGAAGCAACAGGGCGTCCCCTGATCGTGGAATATGAGCAGGATTGGACGGGCTATTCTGATGCTCATCTGCTAGAGGCTTATCAACATTTGGGGTATAAGGAAGGACTGTTCGCAGTTTTGAAAGCCAGTGGTGAGGTGCTGGGGTGTTTTGTGATTAATTCTCTAGAAAAATCCTTCTTCCCACCTGAGCAATTCACCCTATTTCAAGCAGTTGCCGATCAAGTTGCTGTGGCGATCGCCAATATGCAGGCAAACGAAGCTGTTTTAGCTCATGAAAAAGCATTACAGCGGATTGAGCAAGAACGGGCTGATGAACTGGAGCAGCGAGTTCAAGAACGAACAGCTGAACTAGAGCAACTCTCTGCTGAATTAGAAGAGCGAGTGCAAGAGCGAACACTCCAGCTAGCGCAAACTGTTGCCCGACTGAATGAGGAAATTACGACCCGACAACAAATAGCGGGTGAAATTCATGACACGCTTGCCCAAACGTTTACTGGAATTTCTGTTCAGCTAGAACTCGCTCAATTTCTGATGCACCAAAATTTAGCGGAGGTTGAAACAATCCTCGGTCGCATTAGCGAACTAACTCAAATTGGACTGACAGAAGCGCGGCGTTCTGTTTGGGCATTGCATTCTACCTCTGACGATTATGCTGACTTAGAGCAAAACCTTTCGCGTAGTGTTGAGAGAATGACTCAAGGAACATCGATTGATGCTGAAATCACTATCTCTGGAACGCCTTATCTTCTCCCTTCCTTTATTGGTAAGAACTTGCTACGCATTGGACAAGAAGCAATCACCAATGTTCTAAAGCACGCTCAAGCAACTCGTCTATGGGTTGATGTAACCTACCTGGATAACGATGTCGTTCTCTGTATTAGAGACAATGGTTATGGCTTCTTGCCTCAGGGCACGACCAATGGGTTTGGTCTAATCGGGATGTCTGAACGTGCTGACCGTATCAATGGACAACTAACGATTACAAGCCAACCCGGTAATGGAACAGAAATTTTAGTGCGGGCTTCTGCAAGAGGGAACCAATCCTAG
- a CDS encoding pentapeptide repeat-containing protein, with amino-acid sequence MNSTELLERYAAGERNFKSVDLTGAKLERAYLRGVDLQSANLRETHFYNTDLIDANLSQTNLLTASLYKADLTNANLEGTNLYNADLREAKLHRANLRQADLRRSNLFQAELNEADLRAVILCDADLYRARLQNVDLRGADLRGADLFGANLKGAYYNESTQFDPGFDPVNIGMQILS; translated from the coding sequence ATGAATTCGACTGAATTGTTAGAACGTTATGCAGCAGGAGAGAGAAACTTTAAGAGTGTAGATCTCACCGGAGCAAAACTTGAACGAGCCTATTTGAGAGGCGTTGATTTGCAGAGTGCGAACTTGCGTGAAACTCACTTTTACAATACAGATTTGATTGATGCCAATCTCAGTCAAACCAATTTACTAACTGCAAGTTTATACAAAGCAGATCTCACAAATGCCAATTTAGAAGGCACCAACTTATACAATGCCGACCTGAGAGAAGCCAAGTTGCATCGAGCTAACCTGCGTCAAGCTGACCTGAGAAGATCTAATTTGTTTCAGGCTGAGCTGAATGAAGCTGATCTGAGAGCCGTAATTTTGTGTGATGCCGATCTCTATCGAGCCAGGCTCCAGAATGTGGATTTAAGAGGGGCTGATTTAAGGGGAGCCGACCTGTTTGGAGCCAACTTAAAGGGTGCTTATTACAACGAGAGTACACAATTTGATCCGGGTTTTGACCCCGTCAACATAGGAATGCAAATTCTATCTTAA
- a CDS encoding efflux RND transporter periplasmic adaptor subunit produces the protein MKRPQPCSNLYSLPLLFICLGLLNSCRSGEPSAVAQQPEGIAVQLEMIETSLVSDSSNYIATLESRQSVTLQPRVEGLVSRILVNPGDTVAAGTPLIQIDPARQQAAVVSSAAGIESARADVENARATLASYQAEKLERQADLAFMQQQYNRYVALQEEGAVSQEVRDEYGNSLAIAQASLEAMNAQIEAQRAAIARAQRVLQQAQASTQEQQVQLQYYTITAPFSGTVGDIPPRVGDFVNTSTPLVTITQNESLEVNLSVPAEEAARLSLGTPIELLNDAGASVGTSRVSFIAPNTNNSTQSVLVKAIFDNASGQLRADQQVRGRVIWSQNSGVMIPTTAVTRIAGESFVYVAEPAEDNSGLVVRQQQVELGQIDGNQYHVIEGLEQGDRIAVTGLLQLSDGAAILSETTEPSNPET, from the coding sequence ATGAAACGCCCTCAACCTTGCTCCAATCTGTATTCTCTGCCGTTACTTTTCATATGCCTGGGCTTATTAAACAGTTGTCGCTCTGGTGAGCCATCTGCCGTTGCCCAACAACCAGAAGGCATTGCAGTCCAACTTGAAATGATCGAAACTAGTTTGGTTTCCGATAGTTCAAACTATATCGCAACCTTAGAATCCCGTCAGTCTGTGACGTTGCAACCCCGTGTTGAGGGGTTAGTCTCTCGCATTTTGGTCAATCCAGGTGACACGGTTGCGGCTGGAACCCCACTGATTCAGATTGATCCGGCTCGTCAGCAAGCCGCTGTCGTTAGTTCTGCGGCAGGAATTGAATCTGCCCGCGCCGATGTTGAGAATGCCAGAGCGACGTTGGCATCCTATCAGGCTGAGAAGTTGGAACGACAGGCCGATCTCGCCTTTATGCAACAGCAATATAACCGTTATGTGGCATTGCAAGAGGAAGGTGCCGTTAGCCAGGAAGTTAGAGATGAGTATGGCAACAGTTTAGCGATCGCCCAGGCTAGTTTAGAAGCGATGAACGCCCAGATTGAAGCACAACGAGCCGCGATCGCTCGTGCCCAAAGAGTGTTGCAACAGGCGCAAGCCAGCACCCAAGAGCAACAGGTGCAGCTTCAGTACTACACCATTACGGCTCCTTTTTCGGGTACGGTGGGAGATATTCCTCCCAGGGTTGGAGACTTTGTCAACACCTCAACTCCACTGGTAACCATTACGCAGAACGAGTCGCTAGAAGTGAATCTCTCCGTTCCGGCAGAGGAAGCCGCCCGGTTGTCTTTGGGGACTCCTATTGAGTTGCTCAACGATGCAGGGGCATCTGTTGGTACAAGCCGTGTCTCCTTTATCGCACCCAACACCAATAACAGTACGCAATCGGTGTTAGTGAAGGCAATATTTGATAACGCGAGTGGGCAACTGCGAGCGGACCAACAGGTACGGGGGCGAGTCATCTGGAGTCAAAATTCGGGTGTGATGATCCCCACGACGGCAGTGACCCGCATTGCAGGTGAAAGTTTTGTCTATGTTGCAGAACCCGCAGAAGATAACTCTGGGTTAGTTGTCCGCCAGCAGCAAGTCGAGTTAGGACAGATTGACGGCAATCAGTATCACGTGATTGAGGGACTAGAACAGGGCGATCGCATTGCCGTTACAGGGTTATTGCAGTTATCGGATGGAGCCGCCATTCTCTCGGAGACAACAGAACCGAGTAATCCTGAAACGTAA
- a CDS encoding efflux RND transporter permease subunit — MFSDLFIKRPVLSAVFAIIITLVGAIAIPTLPVEQYPDISPVQVVVTSNYIGASAQVVEETVTTVLERQINGVKGMRYMSSSSANDGTSTITVTFEQGYDQDIAAVDVQNRVSIAEPQLPEEVRRVGVTVRKQSASTVVGMAIFSDDGRYDSEFISNYADLYVIDELKRIPGVGDIFVNGERRYAMRLWLDPNKLATRGITAQDVATAIREQNLQVGIGRIGQSPSVDGQLYQIDLQARGRLREVSEFEELILKAEQDGTLVKLKDVGRVELGAENYNTFARWSRQDALGYRIVQLPGSNALATANAVKAEMARLSENFPPGLAYEIPYDPTLFVVESRQEVLKTLYEAIALVILVIFVFLQDWRATLIPIVTIPISLIGTFAFIKVFGFSMNSLTLFGITLATGLVVDDAIIVVEDIARLIQEEGVSARRAASEAMRELFGAVIATSLVLMAVFVPVAFFPGTTGQLYQQFALTIAFSIALSTFLALTLAPAMSALLLRQTPSSSGFLGRVFAQINRLIDWTRRSYRRSLEFLNRVKYVVLALFVASLGLTAWMYTVVPTGFLPEEDQGLLINIVQGPDGTSLNYTSDVIEQVEDAMLQIPEIAGTFTLGGVGAIGNTSNSAFSYMPLLPWEEREGHEHSALALLERIREPLSKITMANILSVNLPTIQGLGSIGGFTFELQDQGNNDIDTLVQVKNDLIQQANAAPELQNVFSTYTANAPQLVVEVQRDQARALQVPIDDIFSTLQIFLGSQYVNDFNAFARTYRVYVQADSQFRSNPDDINELYVRSTTGDMIPMSKLVTISSITGPQVVSHYNLYRSIEINGSQAPGYSSGQAIAAMERIASEVLPASMSFEWSGLSLEEISSGGQAPLIFALGLIFVFLVLAGQYENFIDPVIIMLTVPLAVLGALLAQAMRGLPNDVYCQVGLVMLIGLASKNAILIVEFANQLKEQGLSVTKAAIEASESRLRPILMTALSFIFGIIPLVYAEGAGSGSRISLGTAVMGGMIVSTFLSLFVVPVLYIIIGNLRDRFTDFFNKKPPEPPIPEPTVQPIQPEPLNEQV, encoded by the coding sequence ATGTTTTCCGACCTCTTCATCAAACGCCCCGTTCTCTCAGCCGTCTTTGCGATCATCATTACATTGGTGGGGGCGATCGCCATTCCAACCCTGCCTGTAGAGCAGTATCCCGACATCAGCCCGGTTCAAGTTGTGGTGACGAGTAATTACATTGGAGCCAGTGCTCAAGTGGTAGAAGAGACCGTTACTACCGTATTAGAGCGGCAGATCAATGGGGTAAAGGGAATGCGCTACATGTCGTCTAGTAGCGCAAACGATGGCACCAGTACGATCACTGTCACCTTTGAGCAGGGCTATGACCAGGATATTGCGGCAGTAGATGTACAAAACCGAGTCTCGATCGCCGAACCCCAGCTTCCAGAAGAGGTGCGGCGAGTAGGCGTCACCGTTCGCAAACAGTCGGCTTCAACCGTTGTTGGGATGGCAATTTTTAGTGATGACGGTCGCTACGACAGCGAATTTATTAGCAACTACGCCGACCTGTATGTGATTGACGAACTCAAACGTATCCCAGGCGTAGGGGATATTTTTGTGAACGGAGAACGACGTTATGCCATGCGGTTGTGGCTCGATCCCAATAAGCTAGCGACGCGAGGAATCACCGCTCAAGATGTGGCAACTGCCATTCGGGAACAAAACTTGCAGGTCGGAATTGGGCGTATTGGTCAGTCGCCTTCGGTGGACGGGCAACTGTATCAGATTGACTTGCAGGCAAGGGGTAGATTGCGTGAGGTGAGCGAGTTTGAGGAGTTGATCCTGAAAGCTGAGCAGGATGGCACGCTGGTGAAGCTTAAGGATGTAGGACGAGTTGAATTAGGTGCTGAGAATTACAATACCTTTGCTCGTTGGAGCCGTCAGGATGCCCTGGGCTACCGAATTGTGCAGCTTCCTGGCAGTAATGCCCTGGCAACTGCTAACGCCGTTAAAGCAGAAATGGCACGATTGTCAGAAAACTTTCCGCCTGGGTTAGCCTACGAGATTCCCTACGACCCGACGCTGTTTGTGGTGGAGTCGCGCCAAGAGGTGTTGAAAACGCTGTATGAGGCGATCGCTCTGGTCATTCTGGTCATCTTTGTCTTTCTGCAAGACTGGCGTGCCACTCTGATTCCGATTGTCACGATTCCGATTTCTCTGATTGGCACCTTTGCTTTTATCAAAGTCTTTGGCTTTTCTATGAACAGTTTGACGCTGTTTGGGATTACGCTGGCGACGGGTCTGGTTGTGGATGACGCGATTATTGTAGTGGAAGATATTGCCCGTTTGATTCAAGAGGAGGGGGTGTCGGCGCGGCGGGCGGCTTCTGAAGCGATGCGAGAGCTATTTGGGGCGGTGATTGCCACTTCTCTTGTATTGATGGCGGTGTTTGTTCCGGTTGCCTTCTTTCCCGGAACCACGGGTCAACTTTATCAACAATTTGCCTTAACGATCGCCTTTTCCATCGCCCTTTCAACCTTCCTGGCATTGACCTTAGCTCCGGCAATGTCGGCTCTGTTACTGCGACAAACCCCCTCCAGTTCGGGTTTTCTCGGTCGAGTCTTTGCTCAAATCAACCGCTTGATTGATTGGACGCGACGGAGTTATCGGCGATCGCTAGAGTTTCTCAACCGCGTTAAGTATGTCGTATTAGCCCTTTTTGTGGCATCGCTGGGGCTAACTGCCTGGATGTATACGGTGGTGCCCACTGGATTTCTCCCCGAAGAAGATCAGGGATTGCTCATCAACATCGTGCAGGGGCCAGACGGCACATCGCTCAATTACACCAGCGACGTGATTGAGCAAGTTGAAGATGCCATGTTACAGATTCCTGAGATTGCCGGAACTTTTACCCTGGGGGGAGTGGGGGCGATCGGTAATACTTCTAATAGTGCTTTTTCTTACATGCCACTGTTGCCCTGGGAGGAACGTGAAGGGCATGAACATTCTGCGCTGGCGTTGTTAGAGCGCATCCGTGAACCATTGTCTAAGATCACAATGGCTAATATTTTGTCGGTTAACCTTCCTACCATTCAGGGTTTGGGGAGCATTGGTGGTTTCACCTTTGAGTTACAGGATCAGGGCAACAACGATATTGATACGTTAGTGCAAGTCAAAAATGACTTAATTCAACAGGCAAACGCTGCACCAGAACTCCAAAATGTTTTCAGCACTTACACCGCTAATGCACCACAACTGGTCGTTGAGGTGCAACGGGATCAAGCCAGAGCATTGCAGGTTCCGATTGATGATATTTTCTCTACATTGCAGATCTTCCTGGGGTCACAATACGTCAACGACTTCAATGCTTTCGCTCGAACCTATCGTGTTTATGTGCAGGCCGACAGCCAGTTCCGCTCTAACCCTGATGACATCAATGAACTCTATGTGCGCTCAACCACGGGAGACATGATCCCGATGAGCAAACTGGTGACGATTAGCTCCATCACAGGCCCTCAGGTAGTAAGCCACTACAATCTCTATCGCTCGATTGAGATTAACGGTTCTCAAGCTCCGGGTTACAGTTCAGGGCAGGCGATCGCCGCAATGGAGCGGATCGCTTCAGAAGTATTGCCCGCCAGCATGAGTTTTGAATGGTCGGGTTTGTCCTTGGAGGAGATCTCGTCGGGAGGGCAAGCCCCGTTAATTTTTGCCCTGGGGTTAATCTTCGTCTTCTTGGTGCTGGCGGGTCAGTATGAGAACTTCATTGATCCGGTCATCATTATGTTGACTGTACCGCTTGCCGTTTTGGGTGCATTGTTGGCGCAGGCGATGCGAGGCTTGCCTAATGATGTCTACTGCCAGGTAGGACTGGTTATGTTAATTGGTTTAGCGAGCAAAAATGCCATTCTGATTGTCGAATTTGCCAATCAATTAAAAGAACAGGGCTTATCCGTGACCAAGGCAGCGATCGAAGCGTCAGAATCGCGTCTTCGCCCCATTTTGATGACTGCCCTCTCCTTTATCTTTGGCATCATCCCCCTCGTATACGCGGAAGGAGCAGGGTCAGGCAGTCGCATCTCGCTGGGAACGGCCGTCATGGGTGGCATGATTGTCTCTACATTTTTGAGCTTATTTGTTGTTCCGGTGCTCTACATCATCATCGGCAACTTGCGCGATCGCTTCACAGATTTCTTCAACAAAAAACCACCTGAACCCCCCATTCCCGAACCTACTGTACAACCGATTCAACCGGAGCCTCTCAATGAGCAAGTTTAA